CGCCCGCGACGGGCGACGAGAGCCACCGCTCGCCGGGGGCACCCGGAGCGACGCTCCCCTTCGCGGAACGTTTTTCGCTCCGAATCCCGTTTTATTCGCTGGATACCGAGCGAGATATATTAATATATGCTCGGCTCTTTTCACGGAAAGAAAAAGTAAAAAAGAGTAATAAAACGTTTGATCGCTTCTAAGCACACCGTGAAACGTATCATTTTACGATCTCTGCTCCGAATCGAACCGAAGGCATCCGAAGCTTCGCCCCTTTATATACCCGCTCGGCAGCAAGAACGGAACGAAGTGTCTGATATGAGCGCTACAACGGACTCCACGACGGAGAGCAAGGAAACGCGGCTTCGCCGGTATCTGAGCCAGCGGGCCGAGGACGGCGAGGTGTATATAAAGAGCAAGTTCATCGCCGACGACGTGGAGCTCTCCCCGAAGGAGATCGGCGCGCTGATGGTGAAACTCCGCGAATCGGCGGCGGAACTCGAGATCGAAAAGTGGTCCTACACCTCCGCGA
The genomic region above belongs to Natronomonas moolapensis 8.8.11 and contains:
- a CDS encoding DUF7123 family protein; this encodes MSATTDSTTESKETRLRRYLSQRAEDGEVYIKSKFIADDVELSPKEIGALMVKLRESAAELEIEKWSYTSATTWRVTPA